The following coding sequences lie in one Apium graveolens cultivar Ventura chromosome 1, ASM990537v1, whole genome shotgun sequence genomic window:
- the LOC141661587 gene encoding uncharacterized protein LOC141661587, whose amino-acid sequence MVMDQEPKQDTSPGAWTLKVDGSSTSERSGAGLILKSPEGFKIQTSISFGFPATNNQAEYEAFIAELKLSRTLRVQDLKIYSDSQIVVKQTNGEYIAKDPTLVKYQTLVQSYLASIPRYQVIQICREENEEADTLSKLVQNSSDLDCSVYFEELLKPSIESGEVLEIESNHNWMTPFIKYLENG is encoded by the coding sequence ATGGTCATGGATCAGGAGCCAAAACAGGATACAAGTCCGGGAGCCTGGACCTTAAAggtagatggttcttcaacaagcgAGAGATCGGGAGCCGGACTCATACTCAAAAGTCCAGAAGGATTCAAGATTCAGACATCAATATCTTTCGGCTTCCCCGCAACAAACAatcaagcagaatatgaggcaTTTATCGCAGAACTAAAGCTCTCCAGGACTCTTAGAGTCCAGGACttaaaaatctacagcgactcccagatagtggtcaagcaaacaaatggAGAATACATAGCAAAGGACCCTACCCTGGTGAAGTACCAAACCCTGGTTCAGAGCTACTTAGCTTCAATACCAAGATATCAAGTCATTCAGATATGtcgagaagaaaatgaagaagcagACACCCTATCCAAATTAGTCCAGAACTCATCAGATCTAGACTGTTCAGTTTATTTCGAAGAACTCCTCAAACCATCCATTGAATCCGGAGAGGTCTTGGAGATCGAAAGCAACCACAACTGGATGACTCCCTTCATCAAATACTTGGAGAATGGATAG